The Candidatus Desulfatibia profunda genome contains the following window.
ACCTTTTAAAGCTTTTAGACATTGACACCAAAATGATCTTGCTGTCCGAGCTGGGGATACAGGCACGCGGAAACCGGTTGCTGATTGAAATCTGCCGCGCCCTTGGTGCATCCCGATACCTGGCCCAGAGCCCCGCCCGGAAATATCTTGACCCGGATCTTTTCCGGGACGCGGGAATCGAGCTCACCTATTTTAGACCGCCGTCTTTAATCTATCCCCAACTCTGGGGAAGTTTTATCCCCAACCTCTCGGCATTCGATCTTGTTTTCAACTGCGGGCCCAAGGCCCGTGCTATCCTGACTGCTGCAAAGGAAACAATCCCATGAAGGTAACATTTTACGGCGCTGTTCGCGAAGTTACCGGCTCGATGCACTTGTTGGCAACAGATACGGACCGCACCCTTCTGGACTGCGGACTGTTTCAGGGACGCCGCAAAGAGACCGCCGCAAAAAACAGAAACTTGCCCCTTGATCCGCAAACCATTACCAGCATAGTGCTGTCCCATGCCCATATCGATCATTCGGGACGCATACCCTTGTTGACCAAAAACCATTTTATCGGGCGAATCCTTTGTACCCGCGCGACAGCGGATGCCTGCAAGTATCTTCTGATGGATTCCGCGCACATTCAGGAATCCGATGCACAGTACCTCAACTACAAAACCGTCCGGACGTTTCTGTCCGCAATGAAAACATCCAAAAACGGCAAAAAGGTCACAAACAGAGAGCTGAACGAGATCAAAAAGCAGTTAAAAAAAGAGGGCCACAACCTCAATACCGAGACCATCAACGAAATTATAGACCTTCACGGCCTCGACGGGGTACACCCTCTTTATACCTCACAGGATGCCGAAAACGCGCTCGCTTTTTTTGACGGCTACCCTTACCGCCATCCGGTTGCCATCGGAAAAGACATGACCTGTACTTTTTATGAAGCCGGCCATATTCTGGGATCGGCCGTTTCCCTGATCAAGGCCCGCCAAAACAACCGTTCGCTCACGGTTTGTTATACCGGTGATCTCGGCAGGTTTGACAAGCCGATCATTAAGGACCCTGTGCGCAACTTCGAAGACATCGACCGCAACGTGGATTTGATGATCATGGAAAGCACCTATGGAGATCGCATTCATGAACCTGTAAAAGATTTAAGACCGCAATTGAAAACGGTTCTGGCCCAAACCTATGACAGGGGCGGAAGCGTTATTATTCCGGCATTTGCCTTCGGTCGTACCCAGGAACTTTTGTATGTGCTGCATGAACTCTACGATGGTAATGAAGTCCCGCGGCTGCCGATATTCGTGGACAGCCCCCTGGCAACCAATATTACCCGGGTCTTCGGAGAACACCCTGAAGTGTATGACCGCGACACCCATGAAACCTTTCTGAAAAAAGGTAAAAATCCGTTTTTCTTCGACAAGATTCATTTTGTCGGCTCGGTTGAAGAATCGATGGCGCTCAACCGCGAAGAAAAACCGCACATCGTCATCGCTGCCTCGGGCATGTGTGAAGCCGGGCGCGTTCTGCATCATCTGCGCCACAAGATTCATAACCCGCGGCATACCATCCTGATCGTCGGATACATGGCCGAAAACACCCTTGGCCGTCGCCTTCTGGAACTGGGCACGGCCTACGAACAATCCGGACGTAACGGGCCGCCGCCGCTGGTAAAATTTCTCAACAAGGAGTATCCGCTTAAAGCGCATGTTGTCAAACTGGGAGGATTCAGCGCCCATGGGGATCGCATTGAAATGATTCGTTTTCTAAAAGAATCCAATCTGCGGATCAAAAAAATTGCCGTTGTTCACGGTGAAGAAGACCAGTCGCTCGCATTTGCAAAACATCTGGAAAACGAGGGGTTTACAGCAATGGTGCCAAAACCCGGCGAAACGATCGACATCACTTAACGTGGATAAACCTGAATAAAAAAATCGCCACTAAGGCACCAAGACACAAAGGAAACATTTCGATTTTTTCTCTTTGTGCCTTTTCAATCGGCTGCCGGATGAAACGCAATGTTATTTTGAGAAAGGCTATAATGAAAGCAGAAGCATCCAGCAACCAGGATCTTTCATTTCCCGCGGCAGTTTT
Protein-coding sequences here:
- a CDS encoding MBL fold metallo-hydrolase, whose amino-acid sequence is MKVTFYGAVREVTGSMHLLATDTDRTLLDCGLFQGRRKETAAKNRNLPLDPQTITSIVLSHAHIDHSGRIPLLTKNHFIGRILCTRATADACKYLLMDSAHIQESDAQYLNYKTVRTFLSAMKTSKNGKKVTNRELNEIKKQLKKEGHNLNTETINEIIDLHGLDGVHPLYTSQDAENALAFFDGYPYRHPVAIGKDMTCTFYEAGHILGSAVSLIKARQNNRSLTVCYTGDLGRFDKPIIKDPVRNFEDIDRNVDLMIMESTYGDRIHEPVKDLRPQLKTVLAQTYDRGGSVIIPAFAFGRTQELLYVLHELYDGNEVPRLPIFVDSPLATNITRVFGEHPEVYDRDTHETFLKKGKNPFFFDKIHFVGSVEESMALNREEKPHIVIAASGMCEAGRVLHHLRHKIHNPRHTILIVGYMAENTLGRRLLELGTAYEQSGRNGPPPLVKFLNKEYPLKAHVVKLGGFSAHGDRIEMIRFLKESNLRIKKIAVVHGEEDQSLAFAKHLENEGFTAMVPKPGETIDIT